Proteins found in one Amycolatopsis aidingensis genomic segment:
- a CDS encoding TetR/AcrR family transcriptional regulator — protein sequence MPKIIGGSLAAHREQVRARVFEALRNQLYERGFDAITLSGVAAEAKLGRTAMYNHFPDKEHLLVAFVEDEATRYVAKLTEAVAAVPDPIGKLEAFARLQLRALADYHLPPGSTLAATLAPSAYRRVAAHADPITEQLREIVTTGVRQGCIPEEDPDLLVPMISSALASREVVDVPPEQLDRAIDGAVRFVLRAVGAKPRPDANLG from the coding sequence ATGCCAAAGATCATCGGAGGTTCCCTCGCCGCACACCGCGAGCAGGTGCGGGCCAGGGTGTTCGAGGCGCTGCGCAACCAGCTCTACGAGCGTGGCTTCGACGCGATCACGCTGTCCGGGGTGGCCGCCGAGGCCAAGCTGGGCCGGACCGCGATGTACAACCACTTCCCGGACAAGGAGCACCTACTGGTCGCCTTCGTCGAGGACGAGGCGACCCGCTACGTGGCCAAGCTGACCGAGGCGGTCGCGGCCGTGCCGGACCCGATCGGCAAGCTCGAGGCCTTCGCCCGGCTCCAGCTGCGCGCCCTCGCCGACTACCACCTGCCGCCGGGCAGCACGCTCGCCGCCACGCTGGCCCCGAGTGCCTACCGGAGGGTGGCGGCGCATGCGGACCCGATCACCGAGCAGCTGCGCGAGATCGTCACCACCGGGGTGCGGCAGGGCTGCATCCCCGAGGAGGACCCTGACCTGCTGGTTCCCATGATCAGCTCGGCCCTGGCCAGCCGCGAGGTGGTGGACGTGCCACCCGAACAGCTGGACAGGGCGATCGACGGCGCGGTGCGGTTCGTGCTGCGCGCGGTCGGCGCGAAACCCCGGCCGGACGCAAATTTAGGGTAG
- a CDS encoding NCS2 family permease codes for MARTTLDRFFKISERGSTPGREIRGGLVTFVTMAYIIVLNPLILGSFSAEDTGAKTDAFGNILPVSQVAAVTALVAGVLTILFGLVANYPFALAAGLGINALVAVTIAPQMSWPAAMGLVLVNGLVVLLLVVTGVRTMVFNAVPPQLKAAIAVGIGLFICLIGLVDAGFVRRLPDAADTTVPVGLGIDGSIASWPTAVFVVGLIITGILVARNVKGAILLGVLAGTVLSIVVEAIVKAGPSQGVNPKGWNLAYPALPEDIVSVPDLSLVGEVSFDAWVQVPAITAALLVFTLVLTDFFDTIGTMTGLGKEANLIGRDGKLPKVGKALFVDGLGAVAGGAASASSNTVYVESAAGIAEGARTGLANLVTGLLFLAAMFLTPLYEVVPIEAAAPALVVVGALMIRQVTEIDFRDFSLAFPAFLTIVIMPFTFSIANGIGAGFVSFVLLRAATGKAREVHPLLWIVAAAFVVYFGIGPIEAALG; via the coding sequence ATGGCACGGACGACTCTGGACCGGTTCTTCAAGATCAGCGAACGGGGCTCCACACCCGGCAGGGAGATCCGTGGCGGGCTGGTCACCTTCGTCACGATGGCCTACATCATCGTGCTGAACCCGCTCATCCTCGGCAGTTTCTCGGCCGAGGACACCGGGGCCAAGACCGACGCGTTCGGCAACATCCTGCCGGTGAGCCAGGTGGCCGCGGTGACCGCGCTGGTCGCCGGGGTGCTGACCATCCTGTTCGGCCTCGTCGCCAACTACCCGTTCGCGCTGGCCGCGGGGCTCGGCATCAACGCACTGGTCGCGGTCACCATCGCGCCGCAGATGAGCTGGCCCGCGGCGATGGGCCTGGTGCTGGTGAACGGCCTGGTGGTGCTGCTGCTGGTGGTCACCGGCGTGCGCACGATGGTGTTCAACGCGGTCCCGCCGCAGCTCAAGGCGGCCATCGCGGTGGGCATCGGCCTGTTCATCTGCCTGATCGGACTGGTCGACGCCGGTTTCGTGCGCAGGCTCCCGGACGCGGCGGACACCACGGTCCCGGTGGGGCTCGGCATCGACGGCTCGATCGCCTCCTGGCCCACCGCGGTGTTCGTGGTCGGGCTGATCATCACCGGCATCCTGGTGGCGCGGAACGTGAAGGGCGCGATCCTGCTCGGCGTGCTCGCCGGGACGGTGCTGTCCATCGTGGTGGAGGCGATCGTCAAGGCCGGACCCTCGCAGGGCGTGAACCCCAAGGGGTGGAACCTCGCCTACCCCGCCTTGCCCGAGGACATCGTGAGCGTCCCGGACCTTTCCCTGGTGGGCGAGGTGTCCTTCGACGCCTGGGTGCAGGTGCCCGCGATCACCGCGGCGCTGCTGGTGTTCACCCTGGTGCTCACCGACTTCTTCGACACCATCGGCACCATGACCGGCCTCGGCAAGGAGGCGAACCTGATCGGCAGGGACGGGAAGCTGCCGAAGGTGGGCAAGGCGCTGTTCGTGGACGGCCTCGGCGCGGTGGCAGGCGGCGCGGCCTCGGCCAGCTCGAACACGGTGTACGTGGAGTCCGCGGCCGGCATCGCCGAGGGCGCCCGCACCGGGCTCGCCAACCTGGTCACCGGCCTGCTGTTCCTTGCCGCGATGTTCCTCACCCCGCTGTACGAGGTGGTGCCGATCGAGGCGGCCGCGCCCGCGCTGGTGGTGGTCGGCGCGTTGATGATCCGCCAGGTAACGGAGATCGACTTCCGGGACTTCTCGCTGGCCTTCCCCGCGTTCCTGACCATCGTGATCATGCCGTTCACCTTCTCCATCGCCAACGGGATCGGTGCGGGCTTCGTCAGCTTCGTGCTGCTGCGCGCGGCCACCGGCAAGGCACGCGAGGTGCACCCGCTGCTGTGGATCGTGGCGGCGGCCTTCGTGGTCTACTTCGGCATCGGGCCGATCGAGGCCGCGCTCGGCTGA
- a CDS encoding glutamate--cysteine ligase family protein, with product MGKDLLSDPFKPRDRGKYRRKVQRCLDTLARMLSDGSFSFPRKHIGFELELNLVDDTMRPAMSNAAVLEALDDPSFTTELSQHNLELNVPPRPLAGDSALRLEEELREYLDAAAGKAQTAGASVAMIGILPTLAREHFDQKWLTNNARYSLLNDEIFAARGERTVLSMEGAGLAGQQPERLRSFAESILPEAACTSMQLHLQVAPEEFAAHWNAAQCLAGIQIALGANSPFLLGKALWHETRIPLFLQATDTRPEELKNQGVRPRVWFGERWITSIFDLFEENVRYFPGLLPETDSEDPIEALESGQAPKLTELRLHNGTVWRWNRPVYDVVDGKPHLRVENRVLPAGPTVLDMVANAAFFYGAQRALAESERPVWTQMSFQAAEENLYAGARNGFDAQLYWPGIGWIPPDELALRVLLPLAYEGLRRSEVSEQASARYLGVIEQRCLAKRTGATWQREAVARAQERGIDRDTALAGMLARYLELSRSERPVHEWPVE from the coding sequence ATGGGCAAAGACCTGCTGTCGGATCCGTTCAAGCCACGCGATCGGGGAAAGTACCGGCGCAAGGTGCAGCGCTGCCTGGACACCCTGGCGCGCATGCTGTCCGACGGCAGTTTTTCCTTTCCCCGCAAACACATCGGGTTCGAACTCGAACTCAACCTTGTGGACGACACCATGCGCCCCGCGATGAGCAACGCCGCGGTGCTGGAGGCGCTGGACGACCCCTCGTTCACCACCGAGCTGAGCCAGCACAACCTGGAGCTGAACGTCCCGCCCCGCCCGCTGGCAGGTGATTCGGCGCTGCGGCTGGAGGAGGAGCTGCGGGAGTACCTGGACGCGGCCGCGGGCAAGGCACAGACGGCGGGGGCCTCGGTGGCGATGATCGGTATCCTGCCCACCCTCGCCAGGGAACATTTCGACCAGAAATGGTTGACCAACAATGCCAGATACTCGTTACTGAACGACGAAATCTTCGCGGCGCGGGGCGAGCGGACCGTGCTCTCCATGGAAGGAGCGGGACTCGCCGGTCAGCAACCCGAACGGCTGCGCAGTTTCGCCGAGTCGATTCTGCCCGAGGCCGCGTGCACCTCGATGCAGTTGCATCTGCAGGTGGCACCGGAGGAGTTCGCCGCACACTGGAACGCTGCCCAATGCCTCGCCGGTATCCAGATCGCGCTCGGCGCCAACTCACCGTTCCTGCTCGGCAAGGCGCTGTGGCACGAGACCAGGATCCCGCTGTTCCTGCAGGCCACCGACACCCGGCCGGAGGAGCTGAAGAACCAGGGCGTGCGGCCGAGGGTGTGGTTCGGCGAGCGCTGGATCACCTCGATCTTCGACCTGTTCGAGGAGAACGTCCGCTACTTCCCCGGTCTGCTGCCGGAAACCGACTCCGAGGACCCGATCGAGGCGCTGGAGTCCGGGCAGGCCCCGAAGCTGACCGAGCTGCGCTTGCACAACGGCACAGTCTGGCGCTGGAACCGGCCGGTGTACGACGTGGTGGACGGCAAGCCACACCTGCGGGTGGAGAACCGGGTACTGCCTGCCGGGCCGACCGTACTGGACATGGTGGCGAACGCAGCCTTCTTCTACGGCGCCCAGCGGGCGCTGGCCGAGTCCGAGCGTCCGGTGTGGACACAGATGTCCTTCCAGGCCGCGGAGGAGAACCTGTACGCGGGGGCACGCAACGGGTTCGACGCCCAGCTGTACTGGCCGGGCATCGGCTGGATCCCGCCGGACGAGCTGGCCCTGCGCGTGCTGCTACCGCTGGCCTACGAGGGACTACGGCGGTCGGAGGTTTCCGAGCAGGCCAGTGCCCGCTACCTCGGGGTGATCGAGCAGCGCTGCCTCGCCAAGCGCACCGGGGCGACCTGGCAGCGGGAGGCGGTGGCACGGGCGCAGGAACGCGGCATCGACCGGGACACCGCGCTGGCCGGGATGCTGGCCCGCTACCTGGAGCTGTCCCGCTCGGAGCGGCCGGTGCACGAGTGGCCGGTGGAGTGA
- a CDS encoding HNH endonuclease signature motif containing protein: MTRTFGIDTSRMSEEELLAALGDLEQQRRAGYARELAVLAELDGRGTASRKGYRDLPVLTREILRVNAYDARQRVAHARAVVRRHGPGGIPLEPDLPEVGAAAAEGAIGPEHIETIRATVARFPQPVSLPDREHAEALLTKAAREYDPHTVTTLGREILARLDQDGNPPREEELARPERFLDWRETRGGRLRGTFDLDAETAAVLTGLIEPRAKPSSTKEEPDRRSKFQRQGDAFADVLRVAAGCPEEGPTEAGEPFTVMVSVTLEDLKHGTGYGLLHGQESYSAAQIRRMACDSYVVPAVLGSKGDILDIGQRTRTVPLAIRRALILRDRGCTFPGCRKKPKQCDAHHVVFVRHEARVCPIGGERPPALDRHSGSVKLRAA; encoded by the coding sequence GTGACCAGGACTTTCGGCATCGACACCTCCCGCATGAGCGAGGAGGAACTCCTGGCCGCGCTGGGCGACCTCGAACAGCAGCGGCGAGCCGGCTATGCCCGGGAACTGGCCGTCCTGGCCGAACTCGACGGCCGCGGCACCGCGAGCCGGAAGGGCTACCGGGACCTGCCGGTGCTGACGCGGGAGATCCTGCGGGTCAACGCCTACGACGCCCGGCAGCGGGTGGCGCACGCCCGGGCCGTGGTGCGGCGCCACGGGCCAGGTGGGATACCCCTGGAACCCGACCTCCCCGAGGTCGGCGCCGCCGCGGCCGAGGGCGCGATCGGGCCGGAACACATCGAGACCATCCGGGCGACCGTGGCGCGGTTCCCGCAGCCGGTCAGCCTGCCCGACCGGGAACACGCCGAAGCCTTGCTGACCAAGGCGGCACGGGAGTACGACCCCCACACCGTCACCACCCTGGGCCGGGAGATCCTGGCGCGGCTGGACCAGGACGGGAATCCGCCCCGCGAGGAGGAGCTGGCGCGGCCGGAGCGGTTCCTGGACTGGCGCGAAACCCGCGGCGGGCGGCTACGCGGCACCTTCGACCTGGACGCGGAGACCGCGGCGGTGCTGACCGGGCTGATCGAACCGAGAGCGAAACCCTCCAGCACGAAAGAGGAACCCGACCGGCGGAGCAAGTTCCAGCGGCAGGGCGACGCGTTCGCCGATGTGCTGCGGGTGGCAGCGGGGTGCCCGGAGGAGGGGCCGACCGAGGCGGGGGAACCGTTCACGGTGATGGTGTCGGTGACACTGGAGGACCTGAAGCACGGCACCGGATACGGGCTACTGCATGGGCAGGAGTCCTACTCCGCCGCCCAGATCCGCCGCATGGCCTGCGACTCCTACGTCGTGCCCGCCGTGCTGGGCAGCAAGGGCGACATCCTCGACATCGGACAACGCACCCGCACGGTACCCCTGGCCATCCGCAGAGCTTTGATCCTGCGGGACCGCGGATGCACCTTCCCCGGCTGCCGGAAAAAGCCCAAACAATGCGACGCGCATCATGTGGTGTTCGTGCGCCATGAGGCGCGTGTTTGTCCGATCGGAGGTGAGAGACCTCCGGCGCTGGACCGTCACAGTGGTTCGGTGAAGCTGAGGGCAGCCTGA
- the ltrA gene encoding group II intron reverse transcriptase/maturase, translating to MPEEASPVNIGDLLLVPFTAGQRVLGMQTKLHRWAAADPGRRFDDLYNLVADPAFLAVAWERVSGNTGARSAGVDRRTVRSITDSALGVVGLLEEIRADLKARTFRPLPVRERHIPKAGGKTRRLGIPTVTDRVVQASLKLVLEPIFEAGFQSSSYGFRPRRRAQDAIEEIRKHAREGYEWVFEGDITACFDEIDHTALLGLVRRRVKDKRILELIKAFLRAGILSEDGPDRDTHTGTPQGGILSPLLANIALSELDDYFHQLWENHKNATNRQRHRERGGATFRLTRYADDFVVMVNGTREHTESLWGEIEAILAGIGLRLAPEKTGIAHIDEGFDFLGFRIQRYRQYGSDRRLIYTLPSKKSMTSIKRKIKTVTKRITHQDADQLFRQLGTMTRGWAQYFRHGSSSKAYHHLQDYLWWRVWEWLKNKHPRTSKRDIINRYYNRWWPEYNGVELWRPTTMTIQRYRYRGNQISTPWDKPAITAT from the coding sequence ATGCCAGAAGAGGCCTCACCGGTGAACATCGGTGATCTGCTGCTGGTGCCGTTCACGGCAGGGCAGCGGGTACTGGGAATGCAGACGAAACTGCACCGTTGGGCGGCGGCCGATCCCGGTCGCCGGTTTGATGATCTCTACAACCTCGTGGCCGACCCCGCGTTCCTCGCCGTGGCGTGGGAGCGGGTGTCAGGGAACACCGGAGCACGCAGCGCGGGCGTCGATCGCCGAACGGTGCGGTCGATCACCGACTCGGCGCTGGGTGTGGTCGGGTTGTTGGAGGAAATCCGCGCCGATCTGAAAGCGCGGACGTTCCGTCCGCTCCCGGTCCGGGAACGACACATCCCCAAAGCCGGTGGGAAGACCCGTCGGCTGGGGATACCGACCGTGACCGATCGGGTCGTTCAAGCCTCGCTGAAGCTGGTCCTGGAACCGATCTTCGAGGCCGGGTTCCAGTCCTCCAGCTATGGTTTCCGGCCCAGGCGCCGGGCCCAGGACGCCATCGAAGAAATCCGCAAACATGCCCGTGAGGGCTACGAATGGGTCTTCGAGGGCGACATCACCGCCTGCTTCGACGAGATCGACCACACCGCCCTGCTGGGTTTGGTGCGGCGACGCGTCAAGGACAAGCGGATTCTGGAACTCATCAAGGCGTTCCTGCGCGCCGGAATCCTCAGCGAGGATGGTCCTGACCGGGACACCCATACCGGAACCCCGCAGGGCGGCATCCTGTCGCCTCTGCTGGCCAACATCGCCCTCTCCGAGCTGGACGACTATTTCCACCAGTTGTGGGAGAACCACAAGAACGCCACCAACCGGCAACGGCACCGTGAACGCGGCGGTGCGACGTTCCGCCTGACCCGATACGCCGACGACTTCGTCGTCATGGTCAACGGAACCCGGGAACACACGGAATCCTTGTGGGGCGAGATCGAGGCGATCCTGGCCGGGATCGGGCTACGGCTCGCACCCGAGAAAACCGGAATCGCCCACATCGACGAGGGGTTCGACTTCCTCGGGTTCCGCATCCAGCGGTATCGCCAATATGGAAGCGATCGGCGACTGATCTACACCCTCCCCTCGAAGAAGTCGATGACTTCGATCAAGCGGAAGATCAAGACAGTTACCAAACGGATCACCCATCAGGACGCGGACCAACTGTTCCGGCAACTCGGAACGATGACCCGCGGATGGGCCCAGTACTTCCGGCACGGCTCTTCCAGCAAGGCCTACCACCACCTGCAAGACTACCTGTGGTGGCGGGTCTGGGAATGGCTGAAGAACAAACACCCCCGTACCAGTAAACGGGACATCATAAACCGTTACTACAACCGGTGGTGGCCGGAATATAACGGTGTCGAACTATGGAGACCCACAACGATGACCATCCAACGTTATCGCTACCGAGGAAACCAAATCTCGACACCCTGGGACAAACCAGCCATAACGGCAACCTAA
- a CDS encoding superoxide dismutase: protein MARYELPDLDYDYGALAPHISGEINELHHSKHHATYVKGANDTLEKLAAAREAEDFGSIVGLETTLAFNLAGHANHVVWWKILSPNGGDKPTGELAAAIDDAFGSFDKFKAQFTAVCTTIQGNGWGALSWDPIGKTLITQQLRDHHNNLVLPTQPILLVDVWEHAFYLDYKNVKPDYVKALWNVFNWEEIGKRFDNARNGGNGLLLS from the coding sequence ATGGCCCGGTACGAGCTTCCGGATCTCGACTACGACTACGGCGCCCTGGCTCCGCACATTTCCGGCGAGATCAACGAGCTGCACCACAGCAAGCACCACGCGACCTACGTCAAGGGTGCCAACGACACGCTCGAGAAGCTTGCCGCCGCCCGTGAGGCCGAGGACTTCGGCTCGATCGTCGGGCTGGAGACCACCCTGGCGTTCAACCTCGCCGGGCACGCCAACCACGTTGTGTGGTGGAAGATCCTGTCCCCCAACGGCGGTGACAAGCCGACCGGCGAGCTCGCGGCCGCGATCGACGACGCCTTCGGCTCGTTCGACAAGTTCAAGGCACAGTTCACCGCGGTGTGCACCACGATCCAGGGCAACGGCTGGGGCGCGCTGTCCTGGGACCCGATCGGCAAGACGCTGATCACCCAGCAGCTGCGCGACCACCACAACAACCTGGTGCTGCCGACCCAGCCGATCCTGCTGGTGGACGTCTGGGAGCACGCGTTCTACCTGGACTACAAGAACGTGAAGCCGGACTACGTCAAGGCGCTGTGGAACGTCTTCAACTGGGAGGAGATCGGCAAGCGGTTCGACAACGCCCGCAACGGCGGCAACGGTCTGCTGCTGAGCTGA
- a CDS encoding biliverdin-producing heme oxygenase: protein MAAPTAATSANLDESVPFARTLHDSIREVHDRAHHSAYMDALLDGRLSLDDYAQLAAQYYFIYQALEQASDAMIGDPVGGPFVIDELRRMPALRADLEFLLGPDWAERVRPVESTTAYVRRLHAVAFDWPGGYVAHHYTRYLGDLAGGQVVHSLLRKTYGVQGPGALFYDFSTLGSPSAFRTRYRGLLNTAGWDAAERERIIAETLTAFELNIDVLTDLAETVVPATSR from the coding sequence ATGGCAGCACCGACGGCAGCAACCTCGGCGAACCTCGATGAGTCCGTGCCCTTCGCCCGCACCCTGCACGACTCCATTCGCGAGGTGCACGACCGCGCGCACCACTCCGCCTATATGGACGCACTGCTGGACGGCAGGCTGAGCCTGGATGACTACGCCCAGCTCGCGGCGCAGTACTACTTCATCTACCAGGCACTGGAGCAGGCCAGCGACGCCATGATCGGCGATCCGGTCGGCGGGCCGTTCGTGATCGACGAGTTGCGGCGGATGCCCGCGCTGCGCGCCGATCTGGAGTTCCTGCTCGGGCCGGACTGGGCTGAGCGGGTACGACCGGTCGAGTCCACGACCGCCTACGTGCGGCGGCTGCACGCGGTGGCCTTCGACTGGCCGGGCGGTTACGTCGCCCACCACTACACCCGGTACCTCGGCGACCTCGCGGGTGGCCAGGTGGTGCACTCGCTGCTGCGCAAGACCTACGGCGTGCAGGGCCCTGGCGCGCTGTTCTACGACTTCAGCACCCTTGGCAGCCCGAGCGCGTTCCGCACCCGCTATCGCGGACTGCTGAACACCGCGGGCTGGGACGCGGCCGAGCGGGAACGCATCATCGCGGAGACCCTGACCGCCTTCGAGCTGAACATCGACGTCCTCACGGACCTCGCGGAGACTGTGGTTCCGGCAACATCGCGTTGA
- a CDS encoding DUF2537 domain-containing protein, translating to MELRVQGERVVLAGYDADNEDPDGAVGAELTEALQEWARVAAAFTRAGTGPEDEAAAVVSQRGRQLAARVAATLGEPVNYVDPVTATEQLVPPPRNDGVTVLARRLLGGDPQAAEPTPWGTGLTVAAFVGVVVAVAMLALVSTLAAETTGWLTLGAAVMVTAGLSPSLWLARKLPIVRWVVLGAAAGVAVSWVGVLAIVL from the coding sequence GTGGAGTTGCGGGTCCAGGGCGAGCGAGTGGTGCTGGCCGGATACGACGCGGATAACGAGGACCCGGACGGGGCGGTGGGGGCCGAGCTGACCGAGGCGCTCCAGGAATGGGCCAGGGTCGCGGCCGCGTTCACCCGCGCGGGCACCGGCCCCGAGGACGAGGCGGCCGCGGTGGTCTCGCAGCGCGGCAGGCAGCTTGCCGCGCGGGTCGCCGCCACGCTCGGCGAGCCGGTGAACTACGTCGACCCGGTGACCGCCACCGAGCAGCTGGTCCCGCCACCGCGCAACGACGGGGTGACCGTGCTGGCCCGGCGGCTGCTCGGCGGCGATCCGCAGGCGGCCGAACCCACCCCGTGGGGGACCGGCCTGACCGTGGCCGCGTTCGTCGGCGTGGTGGTGGCGGTGGCGATGCTCGCGCTGGTGAGCACCCTCGCCGCCGAGACCACCGGCTGGCTGACGCTGGGCGCGGCGGTGATGGTGACCGCCGGTCTTTCACCCTCGCTGTGGCTTGCCCGCAAGCTGCCCATCGTGCGGTGGGTCGTGCTCGGCGCTGCGGCCGGGGTCGCCGTCTCCTGGGTCGGTGTGCTCGCGATCGTGCTCTAG
- a CDS encoding MarR family winged helix-turn-helix transcriptional regulator — MSDCVPERSLASRLRLAVVRLNRRLRAQRTDEDVSLTQLSALSTLHKCGALTPGQLAAKEGVRPPSMTRVIGALEGLGYVERNAHPTDGRQAIVALSERGLAYVHDTISAREAWLDEQLTKLSDTERAVLADAAEIIDRMAEQ; from the coding sequence ATGTCGGACTGCGTACCCGAGCGATCGCTGGCCAGCCGCCTGCGGCTGGCCGTGGTACGCCTCAACCGCAGGTTACGGGCGCAGCGCACGGACGAGGACGTCTCGCTCACCCAGCTGTCGGCCCTGTCCACGCTGCACAAATGCGGGGCGCTGACCCCGGGGCAGCTGGCGGCCAAGGAAGGGGTCCGGCCACCCTCGATGACCAGGGTGATCGGTGCGCTGGAGGGCCTGGGCTACGTCGAGCGCAACGCCCATCCGACCGATGGCAGGCAGGCGATCGTCGCGCTGTCCGAGCGGGGACTCGCCTATGTGCACGACACCATCTCGGCCCGCGAGGCCTGGCTGGACGAGCAGCTCACCAAGCTGAGCGACACCGAACGCGCCGTGCTCGCCGATGCGGCGGAGATCATCGACAGAATGGCGGAGCAGTAA
- a CDS encoding MFS transporter, with protein sequence MPSTPGSAQADPGIAATREPAPDSRRPRGTFSSLRVRNYRLFFTGQVISNIGTWMQRIAQDWLVLTLSGNDPIALGVAVALQFTPILLLSLWGGVLADRVDKRKLLITIQAGTGVQAVVLGLLEVTGLVTLPQVYVLCFVLGCLAALEVPTRQSFVAEMVGKEQVANAVALNSSIFNMARIVGPAVAGYVIIWVGTGWLFLANAASTLAVIAGLAMMDPAKLFRVPALGRGKGQLREGLRYVRGRADLSILMLLMFFVSTFGITFFTSLAIVAARVFGTKADGYGLLSTLLAVGTFTGALLSARRGSRGRPRLRLLLMSACALGAIEFGTAFMPTYLAFGLALVPLGFATITFLNTANALVQTSVSPEMRGRVMGLYVLVLVGGNPIGGPLTGWMADTFGGRSPFFIGGAVSVLAAVICAALLVRTRRTQ encoded by the coding sequence ATGCCGAGTACACCGGGTAGCGCACAGGCCGATCCAGGAATAGCCGCTACCCGGGAACCGGCTCCGGATTCCCGGCGGCCACGGGGCACCTTCTCCTCGCTTCGGGTGCGCAACTACCGGTTGTTCTTCACCGGCCAGGTGATCTCCAACATCGGCACCTGGATGCAGCGCATCGCCCAGGACTGGCTGGTGCTCACCCTCAGCGGGAACGACCCGATCGCCCTCGGCGTGGCCGTCGCGCTGCAGTTCACCCCGATCCTGCTGCTGTCGCTGTGGGGCGGGGTGCTCGCCGACCGGGTGGACAAGCGCAAGCTGCTCATCACCATCCAGGCCGGCACCGGGGTGCAGGCCGTGGTGCTCGGGCTGCTCGAGGTGACCGGCCTGGTCACCCTCCCGCAGGTGTACGTGCTGTGCTTCGTGCTCGGCTGCCTCGCCGCCCTCGAGGTGCCCACCCGGCAGTCCTTCGTTGCGGAGATGGTCGGCAAGGAACAGGTGGCCAATGCCGTCGCGCTGAACTCCTCGATCTTCAACATGGCCAGGATCGTCGGACCCGCCGTGGCCGGATACGTGATCATCTGGGTGGGTACCGGCTGGCTGTTCCTCGCCAACGCCGCCAGCACCCTCGCGGTGATCGCCGGGCTGGCCATGATGGATCCGGCGAAGCTGTTCCGCGTCCCCGCGCTCGGCCGCGGCAAGGGCCAGCTACGGGAGGGCCTGCGCTACGTGCGCGGCCGGGCCGACCTGAGCATCCTGATGCTGCTGATGTTCTTCGTCAGCACCTTCGGGATCACCTTCTTCACCTCGCTGGCGATCGTGGCCGCCAGGGTGTTCGGCACCAAGGCCGACGGCTACGGGCTGCTGTCCACCCTGCTCGCGGTGGGCACCTTCACCGGTGCGCTGCTGTCGGCACGGCGTGGCTCCCGCGGCCGTCCCCGGCTGCGCCTGCTGCTGATGTCCGCCTGCGCGCTCGGCGCCATCGAGTTCGGCACCGCGTTCATGCCGACCTATCTCGCGTTCGGGTTGGCCCTCGTGCCGTTGGGTTTCGCCACCATCACCTTCCTGAACACCGCCAACGCCCTGGTGCAGACCTCGGTGAGCCCGGAGATGCGCGGCCGGGTGATGGGGCTGTACGTGCTGGTGCTGGTCGGCGGCAACCCGATCGGCGGCCCACTGACCGGCTGGATGGCGGATACCTTCGGTGGCCGCTCCCCGTTCTTCATCGGCGGGGCCGTCTCGGTGCTGGCCGCGGTGATCTGCGCGGCCCTGCTGGTACGGACCCGCCGGACTCAGTAA
- a CDS encoding TrmH family RNA methyltransferase, translating to MAREIFIDDPADERLSDFRDLTTADRRPDRPGGRGLVIAEGTVVVRRLLESPYPVRALLGVERRVRELADDLAGMAVPAYVTSAQTMAEVVGFHLNRGVLAVADRAPRPSADRIAAGARLLAVLEGVGDHENLGALFRNAAALGVDGVLLGSGCSDPLYRRSVRVSMGHVLRVPFSALEPWPRGLEQLRAAGFRIAALTPRADAVELRALRGQRPERVALLLGSEGYGLSAEALAAADLAVRIPMATGVDSLNVATSAAVAFYEMGVP from the coding sequence GTGGCACGCGAGATTTTCATCGACGACCCCGCGGACGAGCGGCTGTCCGATTTTCGCGATCTGACCACAGCCGACCGGCGCCCGGATCGGCCCGGCGGCCGGGGTTTGGTGATCGCCGAGGGCACCGTGGTGGTGCGGCGGTTGCTCGAGTCGCCCTACCCCGTGCGGGCGCTACTCGGAGTAGAGCGCCGCGTTCGCGAGCTGGCGGACGATCTTGCCGGGATGGCGGTACCCGCCTATGTCACCTCCGCGCAGACCATGGCCGAGGTGGTCGGGTTCCATCTGAACCGCGGGGTGCTCGCGGTGGCTGACCGGGCGCCGCGGCCATCGGCGGACCGGATCGCCGCCGGGGCACGGCTGCTTGCCGTGCTGGAGGGGGTCGGCGACCACGAGAACCTTGGCGCGTTGTTCCGTAACGCGGCGGCGCTGGGCGTGGACGGGGTGCTGCTCGGGTCCGGCTGCTCGGACCCGCTGTACCGGCGCAGTGTGCGGGTGTCCATGGGGCATGTGCTGCGGGTGCCGTTCAGCGCTCTCGAGCCCTGGCCGCGGGGCCTGGAGCAGCTGCGTGCCGCGGGTTTCCGGATCGCGGCGCTCACCCCGCGGGCGGATGCCGTCGAGCTGCGCGCGTTGCGCGGGCAGCGGCCGGAGCGGGTGGCGTTGTTGCTCGGCTCGGAGGGGTACGGGCTGTCCGCGGAGGCGCTGGCCGCCGCCGACCTTGCCGTGCGGATTCCGATGGCCACCGGGGTCGATTCGCTCAACGTGGCGACCTCCGCGGCCGTGGCCTTCTACGAGATGGGTGTCCCGTGA